The Sus scrofa isolate TJ Tabasco breed Duroc chromosome 6, Sscrofa11.1, whole genome shotgun sequence region TTCTGGATAAATCTGTGGTGTAGGAGTGAACTGCTCTGTGACACAGaatcaggtgggggctgggctggggacagaggagtGAGCTGGGACGAGCTGCTTGCCGCATCCAGACCCCAAGGGACCCCTGTTCTCTTACCTCAGCAGGGCCTTGAGCCCTGTGCACCGGATGTCATAGGACACGGAGTACATCTCGTACATGGTGGCCTTGACGTTGAGGCAGCCGATGACATCCTTAGGGTTCAGCTTGTACAGGTCAAAGGTGACTCTTGCTATTCCCGATCTCTTAGGCTTCTGGGGGGCGGGGATGTAGGTACCAGCctagggcaggaggagggaggcctTGGGACCGTCCCAACTGTAATCCTGCAGTTTGGGTTTTAGGCTGCCTTCCTCTCTTTTGTCAGCTGAAAATCTGCTCATGACTAAGCTGCTAGTTACCCAAGGAATGTTTTAACAGATCAGTGTGTTTATGCTGCCACAGGGTCCAAACCCATGCGCAAGCACCTTCTCCAGTCTGCTGTTTAATGACCGGGGACGAGTGTGACTCGGCTTTGGGCCTGGATTTCAGGGTCCAGGGCTCAATGGACAGTTGTGCCGATGACTCAGTTGGGACACCCTCACACGGGTCACCCAGGGCCACCATGCTGTCTGGTTAACATGGGCGGGCCCACGACCGTGGCACAATCTGCTTAGAGACCAGCGGGAGTGCTATTCCCACTGCATGGGAGGCAGCTGCAGAAAGGGCCAGAACCCCACGGCTAAGCCAGAGCTGGTGGGAGAGCCATGCTCCAGCTCCTGCCCTGGATGAGAGCTGACCTCTCAGGACCCTTGCGGGAGCTACTCTCAGTCTACCGAAGATATCGCTGGACACTGAGGTTGGGAGAGAAGGTCACAGACCTCTGCAAATCCTGGGTTTATAAACAGCCTGTGACACGTCTTCCCCACTAAGCTCTGTCCTGTAGTGTCCAGGATGCAAAGCCGCATGTAACTTTCATGAAGCTTAGTCACTGGGAGGAATGAGGCTGTGAAGGTTAAATTTCCTGACACAAATCTACTCTATTTGAAGCTAAACCATACATTCCCCTGAAAGCCCCCATACCTTTTTGCTGGAGCCCCTCTTCTGCCCCCCAGACACACAACGGTGGCAGCCCACAAAGTGATGCCCATGGGGTCCTGGTGCCTCAGAGGGGCATCTGTCATTTAGGAAACGTTATTAAAAATCCAGGTCACAGAATCGGGGGGCGGAGGTCCACCTGCAATCCTGTCCCCGCTCCCTGCTGACCCATCAAAGTTTATATATCGGAAGTTCCCGTCgtagttcagtggaaacaaactcaacgaggattcatgaggactcaggttccatccctggcctcgctgagtgggttaaggatctggtattgccatgagctgtggtgtatgctgcagacacggctcagatctggcatggctgtggctgtggtgtaggccggcagctacagctcccatccgacccctagcctgggaattttcacatgccatgggtgtggctctgaaaaaacaaaacaaagtttacGTCTCAGTCCCTCAAACTCCCCCTCAAGTCCTGGTCTTAAGTCAAACTGAAGATGCCCCCCTACCCCCACAACCTCAGACTTTTAACTGGGTGTCAGGGTATGAATGTGTGCGGTTTCCTCTTCCCCAACCAGGATCCACCCTGCCCCAGACTCTCCAAGGCTTTGGACTGAGGGAGGGAGACCCCTGGTGGCCACTTCTCTGAAGTTCTGTCCCAGTCCCACCAAGGTGGACTCACTGAGAACCTTCTGCAGGTGGGGCAGGACCTATccaatccccaccccaccccccacactacCAAGGAAGGTGGCAAAGTGTAGGATCCACGTGACACTCACATGCCCCTGGGCCCAGTTTAGTGCTGCCCATGCAGCAGCGTCAACCTGTTACAGGGCAGCAGGCTCCTCcactaagtaaaataaaccaacagAAAATACCCCTCCCTTCCAAATGAGTTTCCTGCTGCTGCTTGGACAAATGGCCACAGCTCGGTGTCTTAAAACACCTCACATTTACCCTCTGACAGTTATGGAAGTTGGGAATCCTAGGTGAGCTGCAGGCTGTCTTGCTGGGGCTGTGTGTCTCCACTTCAGGGGCACCTGTGTCCCTCTGCCCATCCTCTTGTCACTCCTCACTGACTGTCCCTCTTAGAATCTTGTGATGACATTGGCCTgccagataatccaggatcatcACCCCATGTCCAATCCCCTTTGCCACATAAAGTGACACATTCTGGGGAGGCGGATGTGGGACCAGCTGGGGAACGAAGGGACCAGCTGGGGAACAAGCATTCAGTGAGCACAGTCCCTCCAGTGCTGATTCCTCTGAGGTCTCTGGGTGCTTCAGGACCAGCAGCCCCTAAAACCTCAGCAGGGCACCTTGAGACCAGATTCTCAGGAGAGAGCTGTGAGAGTCCCTTTTGTGGGCACCTGTCCACCAGCATCCATAGAGCTGAAGCCCCGGCACTGGGGTCAGTGGCTGCCCATGGGTGAGATGCCACAGGTGAGACGAAAGCTTCAgcatttgctttcctctttggATTCTGGATCCCATAAAAATGTTCACCTCTGAGGATTTCTCTTCCTTAAACTTCATTTAATCATATAGAAGAAAGATGTTTTATTATTCTGCTTTGTATTTGTAGGTGTTTTCCAAGATAACCTACAGTTTTCTTGgaaataatatccttttttttttttttttggtctttttgccatttctagggctgctcccatggcatatggaggttcccaagctaggggtctaattggaactgtagccaccagcatacgccagagccacagcaatgcgggatcccagccacatctgcaacctacaccacagctccttaacatactgagcaaggccagggatcgaacctgaaatctcatggttcctagccagattcattaaccactgcgccacgctcacgacgggaactccagaaataaaatcCTTCAGTCTAACTTGTTGCTTGTCTAAATCACTGCATTTACACCTGCACACACCTTCCTGATTTCACCTGCTATGTCAGCTCTCTGACTCCTGAGGTCACAGAGTGTGAGTGGTCATTCCACACGCCATCACAGGACCTGTAGCTACTCACTGGCCAAAGCCTGTCCCTCAGAATTACTGGCTCCAAGTAACATAACCCCATTTCACAACGATCCTATGTTTCCTAGAAATACAAGCATCCCTGTGAGGGTAGCAGATCCGCTTATTAGGTGAACACAAAGGATACACTTAGAAAGAGGGCTGGTCAACGCCAAAGGGGACCACACTTTTGCAGGTGAGAGGAGCCGCCTTTGGCAGTGCTTACCGGTGTCCACTTTTGTCCTTTCTCCAGGACCATGAAGTGTGTGTTGTCCCCCAGCATCTGGAAGAACTCCTCTGTATCTACCACGGTGCCATCTTCCTCCAACACTAAAGTGACCACTCTGCTGGCGATAACCAGGGCATCCAGGGTCTAGGGTGGAACACCACAGTCAGGAGGGGAGCGAGGGACTCCGTTTGGACCTACCAGTGGCACTAGGTCATGGTTCCAGAAGCGCTGGCTGATGCAGAGGGTTTTCAGGGCGAAGACGTACCTTAACTGGTGTCGATGACTTAGTCTTTGCTTTGAAGAGAAAGAAGCTAGGGAGCATCAGGACCTAACTTCCTCAGAAGTTCAGACAGGATATACGTGA contains the following coding sequences:
- the CIDEA gene encoding cell death activator CIDE-A (The RefSeq protein has 1 substitution compared to this genomic sequence), with translation METARDFAGALLRPLTFMGLQTRKVLLTPLMHPARPFRVSNHNRSSRRGVTASSLQEPLSKTLDALVIASRVVTLVLEEDGTVVDTEEFFQMLGDNTHFMVLEKGQKWTPAGTYIPAPQKPKRSGIARVTFDLYKLNPKDVIGCLNVKATMYEMYSVSYDIRCTGLKALLRSLLRFLSHTAQVTGQCLIYMGTYMLRMLADTEEQAVPGVRPRRGLTSG
- the CIDEA gene encoding cell death activator CIDE-A isoform X2; protein product: METARDFAGALLRPLTFMGLQTRKVLLTPLMHPARPFRVSNHNRSSRRGVTASSLQELLSKTLDALVIASRVVTLVLEEDGTVVDTEEFFQMLGDNTHFMVLEKGQKWTPAGTYIPAPQKPKRSGIARVTFDLYKLNPKDVIGCLNVKATMYEMYSVSYDIRCTGLKALLRSLLRFLSHTAQVTGQCLIYMGTYMLRMLADTEEQAVPGVRPRRGLTSG